In Candidatus Izemoplasmatales bacterium, the following are encoded in one genomic region:
- a CDS encoding phosphoglycerate kinase: MYKKTIEDVELYGKRVLVRVDFNVPIKSGVITDDNRIVQALPTIRYIVAEKGKAILFSHLGRVETAEDKAKSSLAPVAARLAELIGQPVKFIPATRGEVLENAIAAMKNGEILMFENTRFEDVEGKKESKNNPELGLYWASLGDILVNDAFGTAHRAHASNSGIAAHLPAVAGFLMEKELRYIGGAVDNPVRPFVAILGGAKVSDKIGVIENLLAKADKILIGGGMAYTFMKALGHNIGTSICENDKIDLAKALLDKGKGKIVLPVDLVVTREFANDTPFRTTTYGDIHDDEMGLDVGPKTIALFKKELKGAKTVVWNGPLGVFEFSNFAKGTRAICEILAEMKDAKTIIGGGDSAAAAIQMGFSDKFTHISTGGGASLEYLEGKPLPGVESLDDAEPCGCGCGCDR; encoded by the coding sequence ATGTATAAAAAGACCATCGAAGACGTCGAACTGTACGGCAAGCGCGTGCTTGTCCGCGTCGACTTCAACGTTCCGATCAAGTCGGGCGTGATCACCGACGACAACCGCATCGTCCAGGCACTCCCGACGATCCGCTACATCGTCGCGGAAAAGGGCAAGGCGATCCTGTTCAGCCATCTCGGCCGCGTCGAAACCGCCGAGGACAAGGCGAAGTCGTCGCTCGCCCCGGTCGCCGCAAGACTCGCCGAACTCATCGGTCAGCCGGTCAAGTTCATTCCCGCCACCCGCGGCGAAGTGCTCGAAAACGCGATCGCCGCGATGAAGAACGGCGAGATCCTGATGTTCGAGAATACCCGTTTCGAAGACGTCGAAGGCAAGAAGGAATCGAAGAACAATCCGGAACTCGGTCTGTATTGGGCTTCGCTCGGCGACATCCTCGTGAACGACGCCTTCGGCACGGCGCACCGCGCCCACGCCTCCAACTCCGGCATCGCCGCCCATCTGCCCGCGGTCGCCGGCTTCCTGATGGAGAAGGAACTGCGCTACATCGGCGGCGCCGTCGACAATCCCGTCCGGCCGTTCGTCGCGATCCTCGGCGGCGCGAAGGTCTCCGACAAGATCGGCGTCATCGAGAATCTCCTCGCCAAGGCCGACAAGATCCTCATCGGCGGCGGGATGGCCTACACCTTCATGAAGGCGCTCGGCCACAACATCGGCACTTCGATCTGCGAGAACGACAAGATCGACCTCGCGAAGGCGCTCCTCGACAAGGGCAAGGGCAAGATCGTCCTCCCCGTCGACCTCGTGGTCACGAGGGAATTCGCGAACGACACGCCGTTCCGCACCACCACCTACGGCGACATCCATGACGACGAGATGGGCCTCGACGTCGGACCGAAGACGATCGCCCTCTTCAAGAAGGAACTCAAGGGTGCGAAGACGGTCGTCTGGAACGGTCCGCTCGGCGTCTTCGAGTTTTCGAACTTCGCCAAGGGCACCCGCGCGATCTGCGAGATCCTCGCCGAGATGAAGGACGCGAAGACGATCATCGGCGGCGGCGATTCGGCCGCGGCCGCGATTCAGATGGGCTTCTCCGACAAGTTCACGCACATCTCCACCGGCGGCGGCGCATCGCTCGAGTACCTCGAGGGCAAGCCGCTCCCCGGAGTCGAATCGCTCGACGACGCGGAACCGTGCGGCTGCGGCTGCGGCTGCGACCGCTAG
- the tpiA gene encoding triose-phosphate isomerase: MRKPIIAGNWKMFKTRDEALYFIMKAATAMPSIRDVDTVVCAQAPLMRCLIKRMGDNLRIGAQNLHWADEGAYTGEISGPLLRSYNVDYVIVGHSERRKYFYETDEIVNQKTLAALRNDLTPIVCVGEVLEERTAGTTNDVLRRQVTKAFAGLDERAMKRIVVAYEPVWAIGTGKTATAAIAEEACAFIRSVLADLFGSAVAEVVRIQYGGSVNPKNIDELLAQPDIDGALIGGASLDPDQFVGMCAAALKKLGK, from the coding sequence ATGCGCAAACCGATCATTGCGGGCAACTGGAAGATGTTCAAGACCCGCGACGAAGCCCTGTATTTCATCATGAAGGCCGCGACCGCGATGCCGTCGATCCGCGACGTCGACACGGTCGTCTGCGCCCAGGCGCCGTTGATGCGCTGCCTGATCAAGCGGATGGGCGACAACCTCCGCATCGGCGCCCAGAACCTCCACTGGGCCGATGAAGGCGCCTATACCGGGGAGATCTCCGGACCGCTGCTCAGAAGCTACAACGTCGACTACGTCATCGTCGGCCACAGCGAACGCCGCAAGTATTTCTACGAAACCGACGAGATCGTCAACCAGAAGACCCTCGCCGCCCTCCGGAACGACCTCACGCCGATCGTCTGCGTCGGCGAAGTCCTCGAGGAACGGACCGCCGGGACGACCAACGACGTCCTCCGCCGTCAGGTCACGAAGGCCTTCGCCGGACTCGACGAGCGCGCCATGAAGCGGATCGTCGTCGCCTACGAGCCCGTCTGGGCGATCGGCACCGGCAAGACCGCGACCGCGGCGATCGCCGAGGAGGCCTGCGCCTTCATCCGTTCGGTCCTCGCCGACCTGTTCGGTTCCGCCGTCGCCGAGGTCGTCCGCATCCAGTACGGCGGCTCGGTCAATCCGAAGAACATCGACGAGCTGCTCGCGCAGCCCGACATCGACGGCGCCCTCATCGGCGGCGCCTCGCTCGATCCCGACCAGTTCGTCGGAATGTGCGCCGCGGCCCTGAAGAAACTCGGAAAATGA
- the rpsD gene encoding 30S ribosomal protein S4, with amino-acid sequence MSRFTGSNWKVSRRLGFSVTETGRELNKRPFAPGQHGQKKTKLSEYGTQLQEKQRVRFTYGVNERQFRKTFEEAKRMPGITGTAFMILLESRLDNLVYRAGFARSRQQARQLVNHGHIRLDGAKASIPSIRVKPGQVISLRDASKDLVVVKDSLTRVAARPEYISFDDNKLAATLVRLPERQEFLSEIKEQLIVELYSK; translated from the coding sequence ATGTCGAGATTCACAGGATCCAATTGGAAAGTATCGCGCCGCCTCGGATTTTCGGTCACCGAAACCGGGCGGGAACTCAACAAGCGCCCGTTCGCTCCGGGACAGCACGGTCAGAAGAAGACCAAGCTCTCCGAATACGGCACCCAGCTTCAGGAAAAGCAGCGCGTCCGTTTCACCTACGGCGTCAACGAACGCCAGTTCCGCAAGACCTTCGAAGAGGCGAAGCGCATGCCCGGCATCACCGGCACGGCCTTCATGATCCTGCTCGAATCGCGTCTTGACAACCTCGTCTACCGCGCCGGCTTCGCCCGCTCCCGCCAGCAGGCCCGCCAGCTCGTGAACCACGGCCACATCCGCCTCGACGGCGCCAAGGCCTCGATCCCCTCGATCCGCGTCAAGCCGGGTCAGGTCATCTCGCTCCGCGACGCCTCGAAGGACCTCGTCGTCGTCAAGGATTCCCTCACCCGCGTCGCCGCCCGTCCGGAGTACATCTCCTTCGACGACAACAAGCTCGCCGCCACGCTCGTCCGTCTCCCGGAGCGCCAGGAATTCCTCTCCGAGATCAAGGAACAGCTGATCGTCGAACTCTACTCGAAATAA
- a CDS encoding HPr family phosphocarrier protein, translated as MEKTILIKSTAGLHAELAAKIVQTASRYDVDIRLVYANVTIDAKSILGLMSLAVPRGENVKLVAVGDKAEKAIADIERILA; from the coding sequence ATGGAAAAGACCATCCTGATCAAGAGCACGGCGGGACTGCACGCCGAACTGGCCGCGAAGATCGTCCAGACCGCGAGCCGCTACGACGTCGACATCCGCCTTGTCTACGCCAACGTCACGATCGACGCGAAGTCGATCCTCGGCCTGATGAGCCTCGCGGTTCCGCGCGGCGAGAACGTCAAGCTCGTCGCCGTGGGCGACAAGGCCGAAAAGGCGATCGCCGACATCGAACGCATCCTCGCCTGA